The following are encoded in a window of bacterium genomic DNA:
- a CDS encoding GNAT family N-acetyltransferase: protein MTNESPELEEPFHLEVASEVHLPYAAQISRMLEESARARGIGIAKRPPEYLAQKLREGKAVLAFHTSGKLIGFSYIETWTHSKYVANSGLIVDPEFRNSGLGKRIKHAIFELSRKRYPNAKIFSITTSHAVMKMNTELGFKPVPFSELTTDAEFWDGCQTCRNYDILSRNNRKHCLCTGLLFDPQDSRLVTIKKRENRVVVLAFSGGLDTCYCAKYLSAELGLEVHSVVVNTGGFTAAELAEIASMAQRLGVKNHVVLDETENYYQKCIKYLIFGNVLKNNTYPLSASAERGFQATALAQYARALKAGSIAHGSTGLDNDQVRFDIAFSTLLPEATILAPIRDQHVSRNAEIEYLKKHQLDFDWTKLQYSVNKGLWGTTISGPEMYTSSEWLPEEAFPTRFSNPEPQTSELHFRRGELAGINDRMFEDPVLAIQQLEKIAGPYAIGRDIHVDDSTIGIKDRLGFEAAAPLVIIKAHHALEKHVLTKWQLYWKDQLADWYGTMLHEGHFLDPVMRNIESFLADSQHNVTGTVSVSLAPYRFQILGISSPHDLLSPEFSVYNEAHHFWTGEDARGFAKMLANPYTTYYKVNRKNG, encoded by the coding sequence ATGACCAACGAATCTCCCGAACTCGAGGAGCCTTTTCACCTGGAAGTTGCCAGCGAGGTGCATTTGCCCTATGCTGCACAAATCAGCCGCATGCTGGAAGAGAGTGCGCGGGCGCGCGGCATCGGCATTGCCAAGCGGCCGCCGGAATACCTGGCGCAAAAGCTGCGCGAGGGCAAGGCCGTGCTCGCCTTTCACACCAGCGGCAAGCTGATCGGCTTCAGCTACATCGAAACCTGGACGCACAGCAAGTACGTCGCCAACTCCGGTTTGATCGTCGATCCGGAATTCCGCAACTCGGGCCTGGGCAAGCGCATCAAACACGCCATCTTCGAATTGTCCCGCAAACGCTACCCCAACGCCAAAATCTTCTCCATCACCACCAGCCACGCGGTGATGAAGATGAACACCGAGCTGGGCTTCAAGCCGGTGCCGTTCTCCGAATTGACCACCGACGCCGAGTTTTGGGACGGCTGCCAAACCTGCCGCAACTACGACATTCTCAGCCGCAACAACCGCAAGCATTGCTTGTGCACCGGCCTGTTGTTCGATCCGCAGGACAGCCGTTTGGTCACCATCAAAAAGCGGGAAAATCGCGTGGTGGTGCTCGCGTTCAGCGGCGGCTTGGACACCTGTTATTGCGCCAAGTATTTGTCGGCTGAACTCGGCCTGGAAGTGCATTCCGTGGTGGTCAACACCGGCGGCTTCACCGCCGCGGAGCTGGCGGAGATCGCAAGCATGGCCCAGCGGCTGGGCGTGAAGAATCACGTCGTGCTGGATGAAACCGAGAACTACTATCAGAAATGCATCAAGTATCTCATCTTCGGCAACGTGCTGAAGAACAATACCTATCCGCTCTCCGCCAGCGCCGAGCGCGGATTTCAGGCCACCGCCCTGGCGCAATATGCCCGCGCCCTCAAAGCCGGCAGTATTGCGCACGGCAGCACCGGCCTGGACAACGATCAAGTGCGCTTCGACATCGCGTTCAGCACGCTCCTGCCCGAGGCCACGATTCTGGCGCCTATCCGTGATCAGCATGTTTCCCGCAACGCCGAGATCGAGTATTTGAAGAAACACCAGCTCGATTTCGACTGGACCAAGCTGCAGTACTCGGTCAACAAGGGCTTGTGGGGCACCACCATCAGCGGGCCGGAGATGTACACCTCCTCCGAATGGCTGCCCGAGGAGGCTTTTCCCACGCGCTTCAGCAATCCCGAACCGCAAACGAGCGAATTGCATTTCCGCCGGGGCGAGCTGGCCGGCATCAATGACCGCATGTTTGAAGACCCCGTGCTGGCCATCCAGCAGCTCGAGAAGATCGCCGGGCCGTATGCCATCGGCCGCGACATTCATGTGGACGATTCGACCATCGGCATCAAGGATCGCCTGGGTTTCGAGGCCGCCGCGCCGCTGGTGATCATCAAGGCGCATCATGCCCTGGAAAAGCACGTGTTGACCAAGTGGCAACTCTACTGGAAAGATCAGTTGGCCGATTGGTACGGCACCATGCTGCATGAAGGCCATTTCCTCGATCCGGTGATGCGCAACATCGAGAGCTTTCTGGCGGACTCGCAGCACAACGTCACCGGCACGGTGTCGGTGTCTCTGGCGCCGTACCGTTTTCAGATTCTCGGCATCAGCTCGCCGCACGATCTGCTCTCGCCGGAATTCTCGGTGTACAACGAAGCGCATCATTTCTGGACGGGCGAAGATGCCCGCGGCTTCGCCAAGATGCTGGCCAATCCCTACACCACTTACTACAAGGTAAATCGCAAGAATGGTTAA
- the argC gene encoding N-acetyl-gamma-glutamyl-phosphate reductase, whose protein sequence is MVKVKVGIAGASGYAGGELLRILLQHPAVELRCAHSRHHAGKPVAEVHNDLLGETALQFSAEMENDLDLLFLCLGHGESARYLHEQQLPAEIKIIDFGQDHRLAHTPDHGFVYGLPELQRAAIARARRVANPGCFATGIQLALLPLAQHGLLHGEVHVSAITGSTGAGQALSETSHFSWRNNNVQVYKPFQHQHLAEIYQSLKFLQPIWEAQINFLPFRGSFTRGILSAIYLDCELPLAQVHDLYAGYYATHPFVPLSRKAPDLKQVVNTNKCVLYLEKHGGKLFLTSVIDNLVKGAAGQAVQNMNLMFGWEETLGLRLKAVAY, encoded by the coding sequence ATGGTTAAGGTTAAAGTTGGCATCGCCGGCGCGAGCGGCTATGCCGGCGGTGAACTCTTGCGCATTTTGCTGCAACATCCCGCGGTGGAATTGCGCTGCGCCCACAGCCGCCATCACGCCGGCAAGCCGGTGGCCGAGGTGCACAACGATCTGCTCGGCGAAACCGCGCTGCAATTTTCCGCCGAAATGGAGAACGATCTGGATCTGTTGTTTTTGTGCCTGGGGCACGGCGAGTCCGCGCGCTACTTGCACGAGCAGCAATTGCCGGCAGAGATCAAGATCATCGACTTCGGCCAGGATCACCGCCTGGCGCACACGCCGGATCACGGTTTTGTCTACGGCCTGCCCGAGCTGCAGCGCGCGGCCATTGCTCGCGCCCGGCGTGTCGCCAATCCCGGCTGCTTCGCCACCGGCATTCAACTGGCCTTGTTGCCGCTGGCGCAACACGGCTTGCTGCATGGAGAAGTGCATGTCAGCGCCATCACCGGCTCGACCGGCGCGGGCCAGGCGCTCAGCGAGACCAGCCATTTCAGTTGGCGCAACAACAACGTGCAGGTCTACAAGCCGTTTCAGCATCAGCATCTCGCTGAAATCTACCAAAGCCTGAAATTTCTCCAGCCGATCTGGGAGGCGCAGATCAATTTTCTGCCGTTTCGCGGCAGTTTCACCCGCGGCATTCTCAGCGCAATCTATCTGGATTGCGAACTGCCGCTGGCGCAAGTGCATGACCTGTATGCCGGCTATTATGCCACGCATCCGTTCGTGCCTCTCAGCCGCAAAGCGCCCGATCTCAAGCAAGTGGTGAACACCAACAAGTGCGTGCTCTATTTGGAAAAGCACGGCGGCAAGCTGTTCCTCACCAGCGTGATCGACAATTTGGTGAAAGGCGCTGCCGGCCAGGCGGTGCAGAATATGAATCTGATGTTTGGTTGGGAGGAAACGCTGGGCTTGCGCTTGAAGGCGGTCGCGTATTGA
- a CDS encoding aminotransferase class III-fold pyridoxal phosphate-dependent enzyme has protein sequence MQLFEVYPLYEVEPVQGRDVLLWDKNGVQYLDFYGGHAVISIGHSHPRYVSRLTDQLNRLGFYSNSVQIPLQQELALRLGELSGYPDYHLFLCNSGAEANENALKLASFHTGRKAVVAFEHSFHGRTSAAVAVTDNAKIRAPLNESHEVIFAPLNDTAALQRIFQRADICAVIIEGIQGIGGIRLPGAEFLQEVQALCRRAGAVLILDEIQSGYGRTGKFFAHQFAGMQPDLITIAKGMGNGFPVAGVLIHPQFQATHGLLGTTFGGNHLACAAAVAVLEVMAAENLIDNSRVVGDYLLENLRRIANGVREVRGRGLMIGLELDFPSAALRQRLLFEHHVFTGSAHDPNVIRLLPPLTLTRAHAQQFLEHFTAALQEV, from the coding sequence ATGCAACTCTTCGAAGTTTACCCGCTTTATGAAGTCGAACCGGTACAAGGCCGTGACGTGCTGTTGTGGGATAAAAACGGCGTGCAATATCTCGACTTCTACGGCGGCCATGCCGTGATCTCGATCGGGCACAGCCATCCCCGCTATGTCAGCCGGCTGACCGACCAGCTCAATCGTCTGGGCTTCTATTCCAACTCGGTGCAAATTCCCCTGCAGCAGGAGCTGGCGCTGCGCCTGGGCGAGCTGAGCGGTTATCCTGATTATCACTTGTTTCTCTGCAACTCCGGCGCGGAAGCCAATGAAAATGCGCTCAAGCTGGCTTCCTTTCACACCGGCCGCAAGGCGGTGGTGGCCTTCGAACATTCGTTTCACGGCCGCACTTCCGCGGCCGTGGCGGTCACCGACAATGCCAAAATCCGCGCGCCGTTGAATGAGAGCCACGAAGTGATTTTCGCGCCGCTGAACGACACGGCGGCCCTGCAGCGGATTTTTCAGCGCGCGGATATTTGCGCGGTGATCATCGAAGGCATACAGGGCATTGGCGGCATCCGCCTGCCCGGCGCGGAGTTTTTGCAGGAAGTGCAGGCGCTCTGCCGGCGTGCCGGCGCCGTGCTGATCCTGGATGAGATTCAATCCGGCTATGGCCGCACGGGAAAATTCTTTGCGCATCAATTCGCCGGCATGCAGCCGGATTTGATCACCATTGCCAAAGGCATGGGCAACGGCTTTCCGGTGGCGGGCGTGTTGATCCATCCCCAATTCCAAGCCACGCACGGTTTGCTGGGAACAACCTTCGGCGGCAATCACCTTGCCTGCGCGGCGGCGGTGGCCGTGCTCGAAGTCATGGCCGCGGAGAATCTGATCGACAACAGCCGCGTGGTGGGCGACTACTTGCTGGAGAATCTGCGGCGGATTGCAAACGGGGTGCGCGAAGTGCGCGGCCGCGGCTTGATGATCGGCCTCGAGCTGGATTTTCCCAGCGCTGCCCTGCGCCAGCGACTCTTGTTCGAGCATCATGTTTTCACCGGCTCGGCGCATGATCCCAACGTCATCCGGCTGCTGCCGCCGCTGACGCTCACGCGCGCGCACGCGCAACAGTTTCTCGAGCATTTCACTGCCGCGTTGCAGGAGGTGTGA
- the argB gene encoding acetylglutamate kinase, with protein sequence MDKLLIVKIGGNVIDAPAALAAFLDDFSALTGKKMLVHGGGKLATDLAAALGIETQMIEGRRITDAETLRVVTMVYGGLINKTLVSGLQSRGCSALGLTGADADVVRARKRQHPRINFGYVGDIERVDTAVVQSFLEAGLVPVFAPLTHDGRGQMLNTNADTLAAALTSALSGRYDTTLIYCFDKKGVLASASDDDVIPLLTPARYQQLKAGGVISKGMIPKLDESFAALQAGAAGVVVCHASQLLQAVPEHESVGTRLRL encoded by the coding sequence ATGGACAAACTGCTCATCGTCAAGATCGGCGGCAACGTCATCGATGCGCCCGCGGCATTGGCGGCTTTCCTCGATGATTTCAGCGCGCTCACCGGCAAAAAGATGCTGGTGCACGGCGGCGGCAAGCTCGCCACCGATCTGGCGGCTGCGCTCGGCATCGAGACGCAAATGATCGAAGGCCGCCGCATCACCGACGCGGAAACGCTGAGAGTCGTGACGATGGTGTATGGCGGGTTGATCAACAAAACGCTGGTCAGCGGCCTGCAAAGCCGCGGCTGCAGCGCGCTGGGCTTGACCGGTGCGGATGCCGATGTGGTGCGCGCCCGGAAGCGCCAGCATCCCCGCATTAATTTTGGTTATGTCGGTGATATTGAACGAGTGGACACGGCCGTGGTGCAGTCTTTCCTCGAGGCCGGGTTGGTACCGGTGTTCGCGCCGCTCACCCACGACGGCCGCGGCCAGATGCTCAACACCAACGCCGACACGCTGGCGGCCGCGCTCACCAGCGCATTGTCAGGCCGCTATGACACCACGCTGATCTATTGCTTCGACAAAAAGGGCGTGCTCGCTTCCGCGAGCGACGACGACGTGATCCCCCTCCTGACCCCGGCACGCTATCAACAGCTCAAGGCCGGCGGCGTGATCTCCAAAGGCATGATCCCCAAATTGGACGAATCCTTCGCGGCGCTGCAGGCCGGCGCGGCCGGCGTGGTGGTGTGCCACGCCTCGCAGTTGTTGCAGGCCGTGCCGGAACATGAATCCGTGGGCACGCGGCTGCGTCTTTGA
- a CDS encoding sigma 54-interacting transcriptional regulator, whose amino-acid sequence MDNETGQSGEALLDALSRISTVINTLQQFDMLLEKIMDIALETVAAERGFILLNNETGTPVVRIARNITEEKIEDVARISSSVVRQVLQTGEAVLIYDTQSEGAFEDMHSIIMYQIRSIACVPLKIKERRIGALYLDSINHRSGFTQTSIPFLMTFANQAAIAIENAQLYQQLQEENRQLRKEVQRASGFAGIVGESHKMKQIFDTINSLLDSDAPVLIQGESGTGKELVARALHHHGGRREKPFVALFCGALPESLLESELFGHKKGAFTGAISDKKGLFETADSGTFFLDEIGDISLTLQTQLLRVLQEGEIKRVGENHVRKVDVRIITATNKDLQAKIRDGSFREDLYYRLNVMNIYLPALRERAEDIPLLVQHFLQMFTEKYRKNIHGFSSTALDRLTRHHWPGNIRELRNTIERAVVHAKGALIGVEDLRLAEPNGHLVPAGMTVEQLVRRLVEQTLRETGGNVTHAATRLGVSRRWIQYKQKQWHDGKN is encoded by the coding sequence ATGGATAACGAAACCGGTCAAAGCGGCGAGGCGCTGCTTGACGCCCTGTCGCGCATCAGCACGGTCATCAACACGCTGCAGCAATTCGACATGTTGCTCGAAAAGATCATGGATATCGCGCTGGAAACCGTGGCGGCGGAGCGCGGCTTCATCCTGCTGAACAACGAGACCGGCACACCGGTGGTGCGCATCGCCCGCAACATCACCGAAGAAAAGATCGAAGACGTCGCGCGCATCTCCTCGAGCGTGGTGCGCCAGGTGCTGCAAACCGGCGAAGCGGTGTTGATCTACGACACCCAGAGCGAAGGCGCGTTCGAAGACATGCACAGCATCATCATGTATCAAATCCGCTCGATCGCGTGCGTGCCGCTCAAAATCAAAGAACGCCGCATCGGCGCGCTTTATCTGGACAGCATCAACCACCGCAGCGGCTTCACCCAGACCAGCATTCCCTTCTTGATGACCTTCGCCAACCAGGCCGCCATCGCCATCGAGAACGCGCAACTTTACCAGCAACTGCAGGAAGAGAACCGCCAGTTGCGCAAGGAAGTGCAGCGCGCCAGCGGCTTCGCCGGCATCGTCGGCGAAAGCCACAAGATGAAGCAGATCTTCGACACCATCAACAGCCTGCTGGATTCCGACGCACCGGTGTTGATTCAGGGCGAGAGCGGCACGGGCAAGGAACTGGTGGCGCGCGCGCTGCACCATCACGGCGGCCGCCGCGAAAAGCCGTTCGTGGCGCTGTTTTGCGGCGCCCTGCCGGAATCGCTGCTGGAGAGCGAGCTGTTCGGCCACAAGAAAGGTGCCTTCACCGGCGCGATCAGCGACAAGAAGGGGTTGTTCGAAACCGCCGACTCGGGCACGTTCTTTCTCGACGAGATCGGCGACATCTCGCTGACGCTGCAGACGCAATTGCTGCGCGTGCTGCAGGAGGGCGAGATCAAGCGCGTCGGCGAGAATCACGTGCGCAAGGTCGATGTGCGCATCATCACCGCCACCAACAAGGATTTGCAGGCGAAAATCCGCGACGGCTCCTTTCGCGAGGATTTGTACTACCGCCTCAACGTCATGAACATCTATCTGCCGGCGTTGCGCGAGCGCGCCGAGGACATTCCGCTGCTGGTGCAGCACTTTCTGCAGATGTTCACTGAAAAGTATCGCAAGAACATTCACGGGTTCTCTTCCACGGCGCTCGACCGGCTGACCCGCCATCACTGGCCCGGCAACATCCGCGAGCTGCGCAACACCATCGAGCGCGCGGTGGTGCACGCCAAGGGCGCGCTCATCGGCGTGGAAGATTTGCGCCTGGCCGAGCCCAACGGCCATCTCGTGCCGGCGGGCATGACGGTCGAGCAGTTGGTGCGCCGGCTGGTGGAGCAAACGCTGCGCGAAACCGGCGGCAACGTGACGCACGCGGCCACGCGGCTGGGCGTGTCGCGGCGCTGGATTCAATACAAGCAGAAGCAGTGGCATGATGGAAAGAATTGA
- a CDS encoding protein kinase codes for MMERIEGYQVFAELKNGPVTTVFKAVDARYNQVVLIKLLRPEAAAQEHWRTQFLQESRISAKIAHPNLRRTLHAGALDGQPYIVLEYIEGPTLHELTKQHKRLPLDLCIYLAKELAAAIGAVHQNKVLHRDIKPQNIFLAMNGTVKLGDLGSAHELADNNPLTIGTPAYMSPEYILGQEVGPASDLFSLGAVLYEMLTGEVAFVNRTLAATLLHVVNWDPVPIAKLRPETPPELIVTCQKLLAKNPAQRYRSAAAVSDDLGFLEKKYGLTTNRNHLAYFLESPDTYFQVVLQSNAILSPATGAPAPSPRRIPTLSWGVAAIMSASMFLAGVLFIKGLKEYYFDDRNAARSAKTAMALPGSSAAETGYLDLRVIPWGTVFLNGDSTGTTPLPAAVPLPTGRNEVKIRHPRWGERVREVGITPGDTARLTIDLTQP; via the coding sequence ATGATGGAAAGAATTGAAGGCTACCAGGTCTTCGCCGAGCTGAAGAACGGGCCGGTCACCACCGTGTTCAAAGCGGTGGATGCGCGCTACAACCAGGTGGTGTTGATCAAGCTGCTGCGGCCGGAAGCGGCGGCGCAGGAACATTGGCGCACGCAGTTTCTGCAGGAAAGCCGCATCAGCGCCAAAATCGCCCATCCCAACCTGCGGCGCACGCTGCATGCCGGCGCGCTCGACGGCCAGCCCTACATCGTGCTGGAATACATCGAAGGCCCCACGCTGCACGAGCTGACCAAGCAGCACAAGCGCCTGCCGCTCGATCTGTGCATCTATCTCGCCAAAGAGCTGGCCGCGGCGATCGGCGCCGTGCATCAAAACAAGGTGCTGCATCGCGACATCAAGCCGCAGAATATTTTTCTGGCGATGAACGGCACGGTGAAGCTGGGTGATTTGGGTTCGGCGCACGAGCTGGCGGACAATAATCCCTTGACCATTGGCACGCCCGCTTACATGTCGCCCGAGTACATTTTGGGGCAGGAGGTGGGGCCGGCGAGCGATTTGTTTTCGTTGGGCGCCGTGCTCTACGAAATGCTCACCGGTGAAGTCGCGTTTGTGAATCGCACGCTCGCCGCTACCTTGTTGCACGTGGTCAACTGGGATCCTGTGCCGATCGCGAAGCTGCGGCCGGAAACGCCGCCCGAGTTGATCGTCACCTGCCAGAAGTTGCTGGCCAAGAATCCCGCCCAGCGCTATCGCAGCGCCGCGGCGGTGAGTGATGATCTCGGCTTTCTGGAGAAGAAATACGGCTTGACCACCAACCGCAATCATCTCGCCTATTTTCTCGAGTCGCCCGACACCTACTTTCAAGTCGTGCTGCAGTCGAACGCCATCTTGTCGCCGGCCACCGGTGCGCCGGCGCCCAGTCCCCGCCGCATTCCAACGTTGAGCTGGGGTGTGGCCGCGATCATGAGCGCCAGCATGTTTCTCGCGGGCGTGCTTTTCATCAAAGGTCTCAAGGAATACTATTTTGATGACCGCAACGCGGCGCGCTCAGCCAAAACCGCAATGGCACTGCCGGGCAGCAGCGCGGCTGAAACCGGCTATCTCGATTTGCGCGTCATACCCTGGGGCACGGTTTTTCTCAACGGTGATTCTACTGGGACCACTCCTTTGCCGGCAGCCGTGCCGCTGCCCACCGGCCGCAATGAAGTCAAGATCCGCCACCCGCGTTGGGGGGAAAGGGTCAGAGAGGTCGGCATCACGCCTGGCGACACTGCGCGGCTGACGATTGATTTGACCCAGCCGTAA
- a CDS encoding glycosyltransferase family 2 protein has translation MVISVIIPLYNERATITTLIERVLAVPYAKQIIVVDDGSTDGSAEIAADLARTRPLLLLSHPRNLGKGQAIKTGLAAATGEVIIIQDADLEYHPEDYPAALALIEQGWADAVYGSRFLGPHRVFLFWHFVGNKLLTFLANVITSGILTDMETGFKVIRAEVLRDLAIQSYSFDFEVEVTIKLFKYGYRVYEIPITYTGRDYHEGKKITWRDGVRALLALLKWGLLVRSRRREATTAPRGG, from the coding sequence GTGGTCATTTCCGTCATCATTCCGCTCTACAACGAACGCGCCACCATTACGACGCTGATCGAGCGCGTGCTCGCCGTGCCGTATGCCAAGCAAATCATCGTCGTGGATGACGGCTCCACCGACGGCAGCGCGGAGATCGCCGCCGATCTGGCCCGCACGCGGCCGCTGCTGCTGCTGTCGCACCCGCGCAATTTGGGCAAGGGCCAGGCAATCAAAACCGGTCTCGCCGCCGCCACCGGCGAGGTGATCATCATTCAAGACGCGGATTTGGAATATCATCCGGAGGATTACCCCGCGGCGCTGGCGCTGATCGAACAAGGCTGGGCCGACGCGGTGTACGGCTCGCGCTTTCTCGGGCCGCACCGCGTGTTCCTGTTCTGGCACTTTGTCGGCAACAAGCTCTTGACGTTTCTGGCGAACGTCATCACCTCCGGCATCCTCACGGATATGGAAACCGGCTTCAAAGTCATCCGCGCCGAAGTGCTGCGGGATCTGGCAATCCAATCCTATTCCTTTGACTTCGAAGTCGAGGTGACGATCAAGCTGTTCAAATACGGCTATCGCGTCTACGAAATTCCCATCACCTACACCGGCCGCGACTATCACGAGGGCAAAAAGATCACCTGGCGCGATGGTGTACGCGCGCTGCTGGCATTGTTGAAATGGGGGCTGCTGGTGCGCAGCCGGCGGCGGGAGGCAACGACGGCGCCCCGAGGCGGCTGA
- a CDS encoding type II secretion system F family protein — MAEFRYQGVTLAGKPLQGTLLAQNRFEAQKKINEIASEYRVRVHALHKRVPFMYRARRPGNSKVLRGEITAFTAEEVRDSLVRMGYQPLEVRRNWLSMKLGVPQKEIVVFIRLCADLLREQFPFDEILSMLANDMENPRLREVVMEIHKDLKMGKEGRQVFLKHADVLGKFTAHMLSIASTSGNMAEIYENTAKFLERSADFKKNIRSTLFMPAFVVLAAVGALIFYVMYIFPKIAGMLLKYNIAVPPMTAATMQVSEFFQQNVFWVVLAIVAPIVALVSYFRSENGRVVWHRMVISLPVVGKLIHKTSLEVFARVFHALYSGSGENIEVISIASEACRNRYIEKQIKEVVIPAMLREGRSLSDAMELSAVFPRNVIYTLRSGEESGTLREAMLRLANFYEKETTHKMGRVVDVINLVVSVFISILIVGITLISSEVGFVSPNMPGSTPTAPGR, encoded by the coding sequence ATGGCCGAATTTCGCTATCAAGGCGTGACGCTCGCGGGGAAGCCGCTGCAGGGCACCCTGCTGGCGCAAAACCGCTTCGAAGCACAAAAGAAGATCAACGAGATCGCGAGTGAATATCGCGTGCGCGTGCATGCCCTGCACAAGCGCGTGCCCTTCATGTACCGGGCGCGGCGGCCGGGGAACAGCAAAGTCTTGCGCGGCGAGATCACCGCATTCACCGCCGAGGAAGTGCGCGACTCGCTCGTGCGCATGGGCTACCAGCCCCTCGAAGTGCGGCGCAACTGGCTCAGCATGAAGCTGGGCGTGCCGCAAAAGGAAATCGTGGTCTTCATTCGCCTGTGCGCGGATCTGCTGCGCGAGCAGTTCCCGTTCGACGAGATTCTCTCGATGCTGGCCAATGACATGGAGAATCCCCGGCTCCGGGAAGTGGTCATGGAGATCCACAAGGATCTCAAGATGGGCAAGGAGGGCCGTCAGGTTTTTCTCAAGCACGCCGACGTGCTGGGGAAGTTCACCGCGCACATGCTGAGCATCGCCTCGACCAGCGGCAACATGGCGGAAATCTACGAAAACACCGCCAAGTTCCTGGAGCGCTCCGCGGATTTCAAAAAGAACATTCGCAGCACGCTGTTCATGCCGGCGTTCGTGGTGCTGGCGGCGGTCGGAGCGCTGATTTTCTACGTGATGTACATTTTCCCCAAGATCGCCGGCATGCTGTTGAAATACAACATCGCGGTGCCGCCGATGACGGCCGCCACCATGCAGGTGAGCGAGTTTTTTCAGCAAAACGTCTTCTGGGTGGTGCTGGCGATCGTCGCGCCGATCGTGGCCCTGGTTTCCTATTTCCGCAGTGAGAATGGCCGGGTGGTGTGGCACCGGATGGTCATTTCGCTGCCGGTGGTCGGCAAGCTCATCCACAAGACCAGCCTGGAAGTGTTTGCGCGGGTGTTTCACGCGCTGTACAGCGGCTCGGGCGAGAACATCGAAGTGATCAGCATCGCCTCCGAGGCCTGCCGCAACCGCTACATCGAAAAGCAGATCAAGGAAGTGGTGATTCCGGCGATGTTGCGCGAGGGCCGCAGCTTGAGCGATGCCATGGAGCTGTCGGCGGTGTTTCCCCGGAACGTGATCTACACGCTGCGCAGCGGCGAGGAATCCGGCACGCTGCGCGAGGCCATGCTGCGGCTGGCCAATTTCTATGAGAAGGAAACGACCCATAAGATGGGCCGGGTGGTGGATGTGATCAATCTCGTGGTTTCGGTTTTCATTTCGATTCTGATCGTCGGCATTACGTTGATTTCGTCCGAGGTCGGTTTCGTTTCACCCAACATGCCGGGCAGCACGCCCACGGCGCCGGGGCGGTGA